A genomic window from Paenibacillus sp. FSL K6-0276 includes:
- a CDS encoding Gfo/Idh/MocA family oxidoreductase — translation MLNIGVIGYGVRIDMLMDDLFALPYEIQIKAVADPDHERVRALMKKDGSKESMHQMGIDKIDGLLRSCEMNPDTITFYTDADEMLDNEKLDGVIVGTNCNMHTYFAKKVLDRNLPLFLEKPVATTMEDLRTLAECEAKATAPTVVSFPLRVTPLVQEVKRILDAGTIGKVEHVQAFNDVPYGFVYFHDWYRDESASKGLFLQKATHDIDVINYLLGEEPVNVCAMKSKQIYKGDMPAGLRCSECDKWETCMDSTYNITYVRNDTPRNDYCSFAVDTGNEDSGSMIVKYESGMHVMYSQNFFARKGAARRGARLYGYKGTVEFNFATNEIKVFDHMSDKVTTVRLDDQGSRHGGGDIVLMRNFVHLMQGRTTESVAPLKDGIRSALVCLQAKAFSESDKFYSVTF, via the coding sequence TTGTTGAATATTGGTGTTATTGGATACGGCGTGCGGATCGACATGCTGATGGATGATTTGTTCGCGCTACCTTATGAAATCCAGATCAAGGCAGTAGCCGATCCCGACCATGAGCGCGTGCGGGCTTTAATGAAGAAAGACGGCTCCAAAGAATCGATGCACCAAATGGGAATCGATAAAATCGACGGACTTTTGCGCAGCTGCGAGATGAATCCGGATACTATTACCTTTTATACGGATGCGGACGAAATGCTGGACAACGAAAAACTGGACGGCGTGATCGTAGGTACGAACTGCAACATGCATACTTATTTCGCCAAAAAGGTGCTGGATCGCAATCTGCCGTTGTTTTTGGAAAAACCGGTTGCGACTACGATGGAGGATCTGAGAACGTTAGCCGAATGCGAAGCGAAAGCAACGGCTCCCACAGTTGTTTCCTTCCCGTTACGCGTTACACCGCTGGTGCAGGAGGTCAAGCGTATTCTGGATGCCGGCACGATTGGCAAGGTTGAGCATGTACAGGCGTTCAACGATGTTCCTTATGGATTTGTTTATTTCCACGACTGGTATCGAGATGAATCCGCTTCTAAGGGGCTTTTCCTGCAAAAGGCAACGCATGATATCGACGTCATCAACTATTTGCTGGGTGAAGAACCCGTGAACGTTTGTGCCATGAAATCTAAACAAATTTACAAAGGTGACATGCCTGCCGGCCTTCGATGCAGCGAATGTGACAAATGGGAAACCTGTATGGACAGCACTTACAATATCACTTATGTGCGCAATGACACTCCGCGTAACGACTATTGCAGCTTTGCGGTAGACACCGGTAACGAAGACTCCGGCAGCATGATTGTGAAATACGAAAGCGGCATGCACGTCATGTATTCGCAGAACTTCTTTGCCCGCAAAGGGGCTGCGCGCCGAGGGGCTAGGTTATATGGCTATAAGGGCACCGTGGAATTCAATTTCGCCACCAATGAAATCAAAGTATTTGACCATATGAGTGATAAAGTAACCACTGTGCGTCTCGATGATCAAGGCTCGCGTCATGGCGGCGGTGATATTGTACTCATGCGGAATTTTGTACACCTGATGCAGGGCAGAACCACCGAATCGGTCGCCCCTTTGAAAGACGGGATTCGCAGCGCCCTTGTATGTCTGCAAGCCAAAGCGTTTTCCGAAAGCGATAAATTTTATTCCGTTACGTTTTAA
- a CDS encoding S-layer homology domain-containing protein — translation MNKVRKAASSLLVFCLIATSFAFPKDIHAAPQIDEQAKVEAEWAEVSSIIDKYPIIYTQLPKVSNETTVSPDGPLMGNGTVNAFMGGDKNKQQIYISHADSWEKSYSLSAFSTTTHGKITYERLDGGTGNKPFRYDQSMKDGIVKAVSEKGFETSTWLSATENLIVTEITNTTDASMEIGVRTVAPTPGTKSSHTTSIDPVNKLISFTKHLGTEERFGYAVELSTVLKVMDKDPVFSQVDDKTCMAKFELAAGETVTVIAATEGGKSSTTSLEDAKAHVLGIDSEAALDTVKQKHLDWWKKYWLKSYIKLADESSLMERIYYGQLYATGAALEAQSDKPAEVFGGNLFPWTGSTNTAWSGGFFMNIDVQRAPNAAIVANRVNQIASYTKLIDDYWETGRTMASDPKELNRVIGNSKWYPKFTKGIRGVLFPTFMPPWGYASAPAYDSAPIHAAMALVPMVKYWEYTYDDEYLEKFLYDKLVDLTEFFEDFAVVDEVTGKYVIGGSTIESETLYKNAFQDLAGTYFVFDKAIKASKELGKDADKRVKWQEFRDNLSLLPTYVIPEGQPGAGLTVFTEAEGEPAVPRNAPIIHTTYLTDLVGMATDSEWLEYTRNYLKYIAPWKEGHDKEDRTTMIATNVGYDIDKITDFLAKGLLNRPAGEWVGIRNNHTVGASVQASLIYNTITHSLMQSNQDFINVFANWHKDQPAEFTRLRAKGAFLVDAKQNENGITTYVNIFSEKGKDCTVLNPWKGQELEVYEDGNLIKTVKGTNILGDTYKFATKANASYELKPQGGVQNPTLVNIITPEAVTDFEIGISKTDLIPQLPESVKLETSTNNMKAEVTWDISNISYDPTMKEGQTFSVPGTVTLPEVLDNPNNVSLQTSINVIVNKIPQSSMTATATSEETGKDEARFAIDGDPLTMWHTKWNKSDVLPQSITLNLGDVYKVNRLSYLPRSTGGTSGIITKYNVYVSMDGTNFTKVTSGTWPFDTRLKQVTFDPIKAQYIQLEAIEAYNGWATAAEINIYSDSETEPQDKTLVSIKTPEPITGVANGVDKTAEALVLPETVTLVTDSGDVPANVTWGVENSSYDPDVKTEQKFDVDGRVELPAGVVNPGSVELTTSISVTVNAESDSEQDKTLVSITAPEAITGVVYGTDKTAEALGLPETVTLVTDFGDVPANVTWDVENSSYDPDVKTEQKFDVDGTVELPAGVVNPGSVELTTSISVTVNADSEQDKTLVSITAPEAITGVANGTAKTAEALGLPATVELVTDAGRVIASVTWDVAASSYDPAKRAAQTFTVDGIVTLPIGVVNSDNVDLTTKIGVTVKAGTTPTPEPTPTPTPTPTPTPTPTPTPTPGPTATPDPKATPKPEDDKKPTKPTDPVKPTEPETPKVDLSDISDHWAKASIEKAVELGFVSGYEDGTFRPNGTVTRGEFSTMLARALKLDAVDSEFSFSDQGKTPVWAQSFIQALSKAGFISGYKDGTFRANNEITRSELVVLIVRVLGLEVNPNATLAFDDADQIPAWAKPYVATAAEAGLIKGNGNGKYNPNASSTRAEAVTLILAMLNTK, via the coding sequence ATGAATAAAGTTAGAAAAGCTGCTTCTAGCTTGCTTGTATTTTGTTTGATAGCCACTAGCTTTGCGTTTCCAAAAGATATACATGCTGCTCCTCAGATAGATGAACAAGCAAAAGTCGAGGCAGAGTGGGCGGAAGTAAGTTCCATAATAGATAAGTATCCTATCATTTACACTCAATTGCCAAAAGTTAGCAACGAAACAACTGTATCTCCTGATGGACCTCTAATGGGAAATGGGACCGTTAATGCTTTCATGGGGGGAGATAAGAACAAGCAACAAATTTATATCTCGCATGCAGATTCTTGGGAAAAGAGCTATAGTCTTAGTGCCTTTTCTACTACGACCCATGGGAAAATTACGTATGAGAGACTGGATGGAGGTACGGGTAATAAGCCATTTAGATACGATCAAAGTATGAAAGATGGAATTGTTAAGGCGGTTTCAGAGAAAGGCTTTGAAACCAGCACCTGGCTATCAGCTACAGAAAATTTGATCGTAACTGAAATTACCAATACAACAGATGCAAGTATGGAAATTGGTGTAAGAACGGTTGCTCCTACCCCTGGGACTAAAAGTTCCCATACTACATCAATTGATCCAGTTAACAAGCTAATCTCCTTTACCAAGCATCTAGGTACCGAAGAAAGGTTCGGTTATGCTGTAGAACTTTCTACCGTATTGAAAGTTATGGATAAAGATCCTGTATTTAGTCAGGTTGATGACAAAACCTGTATGGCAAAATTTGAACTAGCTGCAGGCGAAACTGTAACTGTTATCGCAGCAACAGAAGGCGGTAAGAGCTCCACGACATCGTTGGAGGACGCTAAGGCACATGTTTTAGGCATTGATTCAGAAGCTGCGCTAGATACGGTGAAGCAGAAACATCTGGATTGGTGGAAAAAATACTGGTTAAAGTCGTACATTAAACTGGCAGATGAATCCTCTTTAATGGAGAGAATCTATTACGGCCAACTCTATGCTACAGGGGCAGCTTTGGAAGCTCAAAGTGATAAACCAGCAGAAGTATTTGGTGGCAATTTATTTCCTTGGACAGGTAGTACTAACACAGCGTGGAGCGGTGGATTCTTTATGAACATAGATGTTCAACGGGCACCAAATGCAGCCATTGTAGCTAATAGGGTGAATCAAATTGCCTCTTATACCAAATTAATTGATGATTACTGGGAAACGGGGCGGACCATGGCATCCGATCCTAAAGAATTGAATAGAGTTATTGGTAATTCGAAATGGTATCCCAAATTTACTAAAGGAATAAGAGGCGTCTTGTTCCCAACATTTATGCCGCCATGGGGATATGCATCAGCCCCTGCCTATGATAGTGCTCCAATCCATGCGGCCATGGCATTAGTTCCAATGGTTAAATACTGGGAATATACTTACGATGATGAATATTTAGAAAAATTCTTATACGACAAGTTGGTTGATTTAACTGAGTTCTTTGAAGACTTTGCCGTTGTAGATGAGGTAACAGGGAAATACGTTATAGGTGGATCTACTATTGAAAGCGAAACTCTGTATAAGAATGCGTTTCAAGATCTAGCTGGTACTTACTTTGTATTTGATAAAGCGATTAAGGCGAGTAAGGAACTAGGTAAAGATGCTGATAAGCGAGTGAAGTGGCAAGAGTTTCGTGACAATTTATCGCTATTGCCAACGTATGTCATTCCAGAAGGCCAACCTGGCGCAGGACTAACGGTATTCACGGAAGCAGAGGGAGAGCCTGCTGTACCTAGAAACGCTCCAATCATTCATACGACTTACCTTACTGATCTAGTAGGCATGGCAACTGATTCTGAATGGCTCGAGTATACTCGGAATTATCTTAAATATATTGCACCATGGAAAGAAGGCCATGACAAAGAAGATCGCACAACAATGATTGCAACGAATGTTGGTTACGACATTGACAAGATTACTGACTTTTTGGCTAAAGGACTTCTTAATCGCCCTGCAGGTGAGTGGGTTGGAATACGAAATAATCATACAGTGGGAGCATCCGTTCAGGCTTCTCTGATCTATAATACAATTACGCATTCTCTGATGCAGAGCAATCAAGACTTCATAAATGTATTTGCGAACTGGCATAAAGATCAGCCAGCGGAGTTTACACGGTTGAGAGCGAAAGGTGCATTCTTGGTGGATGCAAAGCAGAATGAGAATGGAATAACGACTTATGTAAATATATTCAGTGAAAAAGGTAAAGATTGCACTGTTCTGAATCCATGGAAAGGTCAAGAATTGGAGGTTTATGAGGACGGAAATCTAATTAAGACTGTTAAGGGCACGAATATATTAGGGGATACTTATAAGTTTGCTACGAAGGCTAATGCATCCTATGAGCTGAAGCCACAGGGTGGTGTGCAAAATCCCACACTTGTAAACATTATAACCCCTGAAGCAGTAACTGATTTTGAAATTGGAATTTCAAAGACAGATTTGATTCCCCAATTGCCGGAATCTGTAAAGTTAGAGACAAGTACAAATAATATGAAGGCTGAAGTAACATGGGACATTAGTAACATAAGCTATGATCCTACAATGAAAGAAGGACAGACATTCTCGGTACCTGGTACAGTGACTCTTCCTGAAGTATTAGACAATCCCAACAATGTATCCTTGCAAACATCTATAAATGTAATTGTAAATAAAATCCCACAGTCCAGCATGACAGCAACGGCAACAAGTGAAGAGACAGGAAAGGATGAAGCGCGTTTTGCGATTGATGGAGATCCGCTAACCATGTGGCATACCAAGTGGAATAAATCTGATGTTCTGCCTCAATCTATTACTTTGAATTTGGGGGATGTTTACAAGGTTAATAGACTTTCCTATCTCCCAAGAAGCACAGGAGGAACAAGCGGCATTATAACTAAGTATAACGTTTATGTCAGTATGGACGGAACTAACTTTACCAAAGTGACAAGTGGAACTTGGCCATTTGATACTAGACTGAAGCAAGTGACGTTTGATCCAATCAAAGCACAGTATATTCAGCTTGAAGCAATAGAGGCATATAATGGATGGGCAACAGCAGCAGAAATCAATATTTATAGTGATTCAGAAACAGAGCCTCAGGATAAGACACTTGTGAGCATAAAAACACCAGAGCCAATTACTGGAGTAGCCAACGGAGTAGACAAGACGGCAGAAGCCCTTGTTTTGCCTGAAACCGTAACATTGGTAACAGACTCTGGAGATGTGCCGGCTAACGTAACATGGGGTGTAGAGAATTCAAGTTATGATCCAGATGTAAAAACAGAGCAGAAATTCGATGTAGATGGAAGAGTCGAATTGCCAGCAGGTGTGGTAAATCCAGGTAGCGTTGAACTAACAACAAGCATTAGTGTTACTGTAAATGCAGAGTCAGATTCAGAACAGGACAAGACTCTAGTGAGCATAACAGCACCAGAAGCGATAACTGGAGTAGTCTACGGAACAGACAAGACGGCAGAAGCCCTTGGGTTGCCTGAAACCGTAACATTGGTAACAGACTTTGGAGATGTGCCGGCTAACGTAACATGGGATGTAGAGAATTCAAGTTACGATCCAGATGTAAAAACAGAGCAGAAATTCGATGTAGATGGAACAGTCGAATTGCCAGCAGGTGTGGTAAATCCAGGTAGCGTTGAACTAACAACAAGCATTAGTGTTACTGTAAATGCAGATTCAGAACAGGACAAGACTCTAGTGAGCATAACAGCACCAGAAGCGATAACTGGAGTAGCCAACGGAACAGCCAAGACAGCAGAAGCCCTTGGATTGCCTGCGACAGTAGAACTAGTCACCGATGCGGGCAGAGTAATTGCTAGTGTGACCTGGGATGTAGCTGCTTCAAGCTATGATCCAGCGAAAAGGGCAGCACAGACCTTCACTGTAGATGGAATAGTAACGTTGCCTATTGGTGTGGTAAATTCAGACAACGTAGACTTGACGACTAAAATCGGTGTAACTGTAAAAGCAGGAACGACGCCAACGCCGGAACCAACACCAACACCAACACCAACACCAACACCAACACCAACACCAACACCAACACCAACACCAGGTCCAACAGCAACACCAGATCCTAAGGCTACGCCAAAACCAGAAGATGATAAAAAGCCAACTAAGCCAACAGATCCAGTAAAACCAACTGAGCCAGAGACTCCAAAAGTAGATCTGTCTGATATTTCAGATCACTGGGCCAAGGCTTCTATCGAAAAAGCAGTAGAACTAGGTTTTGTCAGTGGCTATGAGGATGGAACCTTCAGACCGAATGGTACCGTAACTCGTGGTGAGTTTTCAACGATGTTAGCTAGAGCGCTGAAATTGGATGCTGTTGATTCTGAGTTTAGTTTTTCGGATCAAGGCAAAACACCAGTATGGGCTCAGTCATTCATTCAAGCACTTTCAAAAGCAGGTTTCATTTCTGGATACAAAGATGGTACTTTCCGTGCAAATAATGAAATAACTAGAAGCGAATTAGTTGTTCTTATTGTTCGTGTACTTGGTCTTGAAGTGAATCCAAATGCAACACTAGCGTTTGATGATGCAGATCAAATTCCAGCATGGGCAAAACCTTATGTAGCAACAGCAGCTGAAGCAGGATTGATTAAGGGGAATGGGAATGGCAAATATAATCCGAATGCCTCTTCAACCAGAGCTGAAGCAGTCACTTTGATATTAGCTATGCTAAACACTAAATAA
- a CDS encoding PRD domain-containing protein: protein MKIQKILNNNAVVALNTKKQEVIVIGRGVAFNKKVDEVINEELIEKIFTLENENQSEKFKALFTEIPIEYLALSESIISYAMQKLNKKLNDSSYIHLSDHIHFAIQRHNNGIAIKNGLLWEIKQFYKEEYEIGLEALNMILEQFGVILPEDEAGFLALHIVNAEMNEEMPNLKKITKVMQEILTIIRYNYKADLDEQSLGYYRFITHLKFFAQRLVNEVHYDHDDFDEMLDVVRIKYPKAYECALKIRKFVNSQYGYPLTDEEVVYLTVHIQRVFHKKEE, encoded by the coding sequence GTGAAAATCCAAAAGATACTTAATAATAATGCAGTTGTTGCATTAAACACGAAAAAGCAAGAGGTTATCGTTATAGGCCGGGGAGTTGCATTTAATAAAAAAGTGGATGAGGTTATAAATGAAGAGCTCATTGAGAAAATTTTCACGCTAGAAAATGAAAACCAGAGCGAAAAATTTAAAGCATTATTTACTGAGATACCAATCGAGTATCTAGCATTATCCGAGAGCATTATCAGTTATGCTATGCAGAAGTTGAACAAAAAATTGAATGATAGTAGTTATATTCATTTATCCGACCATATCCACTTTGCGATTCAAAGACATAATAATGGAATTGCGATAAAGAATGGATTGCTATGGGAGATTAAACAGTTTTACAAAGAAGAATACGAGATCGGTCTTGAGGCGCTTAATATGATTCTAGAGCAGTTCGGTGTCATATTACCTGAAGATGAAGCAGGGTTCTTAGCACTACACATTGTAAATGCTGAAATGAATGAAGAAATGCCTAACTTGAAGAAAATAACCAAAGTTATGCAAGAAATACTAACGATTATCCGGTACAACTATAAAGCTGATCTCGATGAGCAATCTCTTGGTTATTATCGTTTTATTACCCATTTGAAATTTTTTGCACAACGACTTGTGAATGAGGTTCATTATGATCACGATGATTTTGATGAAATGCTGGACGTTGTCAGGATTAAATATCCTAAAGCATATGAATGTGCATTAAAAATAAGGAAGTTTGTAAACAGTCAGTATGGATATCCATTAACAGATGAAGAAGTAGTGTATCTGACAGTACACATACAACGAGTGTTTCATAAAAAAGAAGAATAA